The Desulfovibrio inopinatus DSM 10711 genome window below encodes:
- a CDS encoding pyridoxal phosphate-dependent aminotransferase: MCVLTGQLTEYLEKGSWIRRIFETGIELKKKYGSQAVCDFSLGNPDLPPPPIVGECLSELAQTASTPFAFGYMPNPGYPEVRQALATKVSQEQGVPLSATDILVTAGAAGGINTVLRAVLEPGDEVVCPSPYFLEYKFYVENFKATLRPVLMPAPAFDLDVGALAGALTEKTRVVLINSPHNPTGAVYGEEALDRLCVLLEEHSRKIGHPVLLIADEPYRFLTYDGVEVPPILPRYPYTVLISSFSKNLALAGERVGYIALSPDMPDRTTIMNGLVFSSRVLGFVNAPAIGQKILLKALGENVDVASYARRRDMLGDILTEAGFEFAMPSGTFYFFVAAPGGDDIAFVNRLQEKRILAVPGTGFGAKGFFRLAFCVEDDVIERSRAGFLEMMGKA; the protein is encoded by the coding sequence ATGTGTGTACTGACTGGTCAACTGACAGAATATCTCGAAAAAGGCTCCTGGATTCGTCGCATTTTTGAAACCGGTATTGAGCTCAAAAAAAAATATGGTTCGCAAGCTGTTTGCGATTTCAGCTTGGGGAACCCCGATCTGCCTCCACCGCCCATTGTCGGTGAGTGCCTGTCAGAGTTGGCCCAGACGGCGTCGACGCCGTTTGCCTTCGGGTATATGCCTAATCCAGGGTATCCAGAGGTTCGTCAAGCATTAGCTACGAAAGTGAGCCAGGAGCAGGGTGTTCCTCTGAGTGCCACGGATATTCTCGTCACGGCCGGGGCAGCAGGAGGTATAAATACAGTTCTTCGTGCTGTTTTGGAACCGGGCGACGAAGTGGTTTGTCCCTCTCCGTATTTTTTAGAGTATAAGTTCTATGTCGAGAACTTTAAGGCAACTCTGCGACCTGTTCTCATGCCAGCACCTGCATTCGACCTTGATGTCGGTGCACTCGCCGGTGCGTTGACGGAAAAAACACGAGTTGTTCTTATCAACTCGCCACACAATCCCACAGGAGCTGTGTATGGCGAAGAAGCGCTTGATCGACTCTGTGTTCTGCTTGAAGAACATAGTCGTAAAATCGGTCACCCCGTCTTGCTTATCGCCGACGAACCATATCGATTTCTCACGTATGACGGCGTTGAAGTTCCTCCAATCTTGCCGCGTTATCCATATACGGTGCTCATCAGTTCTTTTTCCAAGAATCTCGCGTTGGCTGGAGAACGTGTCGGCTATATCGCACTGTCCCCCGATATGCCAGACCGGACGACCATCATGAATGGATTGGTTTTTTCCTCACGCGTTCTTGGTTTTGTCAATGCACCGGCCATTGGACAAAAGATTCTGCTCAAAGCACTCGGAGAGAACGTGGATGTGGCTTCTTATGCCCGACGTCGCGATATGCTGGGCGATATTCTGACAGAAGCCGGATTCGAGTTCGCGATGCCGAGCGGCACATTCTACTTTTTTGTCGCTGCTCCGGGTGGCGATGACATCGCATTTGTCAATCGATTGCAGGAAAAGCGCATATTGGCTGTTCCCGGCACAGGATTTGGCGCTAAAGGTTTTTTCCGGCTGGCATTCTGTGTCGAAGACGATGTCATTGAACGCTCCCGAGCCGGTTTTCTAGAGATGATGGGGAAGGCGTAA
- a CDS encoding PPC domain-containing DNA-binding protein: MEIQVIRLHPGQDLLAEIERFVGEQRLEAACVVTCVGSLTTAMLRFANQQEASRLQGHFEIVSLTGILSLHGCHMHISLSDEQGKTFGAHLLTGCTVYTTAEIIIGIFPEYRFLRTHDAETGYPELEIQHVARGKE, from the coding sequence ATGGAAATTCAAGTTATACGATTACATCCTGGGCAGGATCTCCTTGCTGAAATAGAGCGTTTCGTCGGTGAACAACGTCTTGAGGCTGCGTGTGTGGTGACGTGTGTCGGTAGCCTGACGACTGCAATGCTTCGATTTGCCAACCAACAAGAGGCATCACGTCTTCAGGGCCATTTTGAAATTGTTTCGCTCACCGGCATTCTCTCTCTTCACGGGTGTCATATGCATATATCTCTCTCGGATGAACAGGGAAAAACATTTGGGGCACATCTTCTCACGGGATGCACCGTGTATACCACTGCGGAAATAATTATCGGGATATTTCCGGAATATCGTTTTCTGCGAACGCATGATGCCGAAACAGGATATCCGGAACTTGAAATACAACATGTAGCGAGGGGCAAGGAGTAG
- a CDS encoding ECF transporter S component yields the protein MGFADRIKKEFSTFTLVLCAVAIVLNIAVGQLVSLLKIPIFLDSIGTVLVGILAGPFAGALTGLVTNLIWGVISSPVAAAFAPVAMAIGFVAGVCAQYGLFKTWWLAVLSGVIIAIFNAIVAVPIRLYMFGGITGSGADFITAYMLALGKDLFGSVVVTVFTSNLLDKVVTALLSWGIVKSLPERTRSRFLEVTTGSL from the coding sequence ATGGGATTCGCCGACCGAATCAAAAAAGAATTTTCCACGTTCACGCTCGTATTGTGCGCTGTTGCCATTGTTCTCAATATAGCTGTAGGACAACTTGTCTCATTACTCAAAATTCCGATTTTTCTTGATTCCATCGGTACGGTTCTCGTCGGTATTCTTGCCGGACCTTTTGCTGGTGCATTAACCGGCCTTGTGACGAATTTGATTTGGGGTGTCATTTCCTCGCCTGTCGCAGCTGCCTTTGCCCCCGTTGCCATGGCTATAGGTTTTGTCGCCGGGGTTTGTGCACAATATGGCCTTTTTAAGACATGGTGGCTTGCCGTGTTAAGTGGCGTTATTATTGCTATATTCAACGCAATCGTGGCCGTTCCTATTCGCCTCTATATGTTTGGAGGAATAACAGGAAGTGGTGCCGACTTCATTACTGCTTATATGCTGGCATTGGGTAAAGATCTTTTTGGGTCGGTTGTCGTCACCGTGTTTACATCGAATCTTCTGGATAAAGTCGTTACCGCGCTTTTGTCGTGGGGGATTGTAAAATCCTTGCCAGAAAGAACGCGATCTCGCTTTCTCGAAGTCACGACTGGGAGCCTTTAG
- a CDS encoding energy-coupling factor transporter transmembrane component T family protein has product MTSFQQHTTLYRPGYSCLHRLHPFTKLTYILLTMGLVYLAPGIWIADATVLAISTTWAIQSCLWRPWWAILWRTLVPIAIFMLPIHGMLYPGNVTVIYFFHSFYFYFEGIVYGATVLLQLAAILAASLLFVFSTHPADFITALTQAGWPPSFSYLFASPMLMLPAMRTRIGIIQAGQQARGLDASGSIVNRIKALSPLVFPFVLGAFTEIEQRAIALETRGFNSSSRKTSWRRVADSKRQRYARWIMLAILFLLILFQFVDVSYVYF; this is encoded by the coding sequence ATGACATCTTTTCAGCAACACACGACGCTTTATCGTCCAGGTTATTCCTGTCTTCATCGCTTACATCCGTTCACAAAACTTACGTATATTCTTCTGACCATGGGGCTTGTCTATCTTGCTCCCGGAATATGGATTGCCGATGCCACCGTACTCGCAATAAGCACAACCTGGGCTATACAAAGTTGTCTTTGGAGACCCTGGTGGGCCATCCTGTGGCGTACACTTGTACCAATTGCCATATTTATGTTGCCTATTCATGGGATGCTGTATCCCGGTAATGTCACTGTTATATATTTTTTTCATTCCTTTTATTTTTACTTTGAAGGGATTGTCTATGGTGCAACCGTGCTTTTGCAGTTGGCGGCTATACTTGCCGCTTCACTTCTTTTTGTTTTTAGTACACACCCGGCCGACTTTATTACCGCTTTAACTCAAGCAGGTTGGCCTCCCTCTTTTTCTTACCTTTTTGCAAGTCCAATGCTTATGTTACCGGCAATGCGAACGCGCATAGGTATCATTCAAGCAGGCCAGCAGGCGAGGGGGTTGGATGCGAGCGGAAGTATCGTCAATCGGATAAAGGCGCTAAGTCCCCTGGTTTTTCCTTTTGTTTTGGGAGCATTTACCGAAATAGAGCAGCGCGCTATTGCCTTAGAAACTCGAGGGTTTAATTCTTCTTCCAGAAAAACATCATGGCGACGTGTCGCCGATTCGAAACGGCAACGATATGCGCGCTGGATAATGCTCGCGATTCTCTTTCTTCTTATACTTTTTCAATTTGTCGATGTTTCATATGTCTATTTTTGA
- a CDS encoding energy-coupling factor ABC transporter ATP-binding protein — MSIFELNHFSFYYPGCDVAALQNISVRIKRGDFVAVIGANNAGKSTFCYSLTGVIPHCYNGKMEGSIQVCNHNTEKSTPADICSRVGFVMQNPEQQLSGVRFTVFEEVAFNLENQGVERDEIGRRVTEILRVVGIAHLADRSPHHLSGGQLQKVILAAALSSKPQALVLDEPTTFLDPQATRQFFEILTRLRQEKTTIVLAEQRLEWIALYADRVIALHNGKIVLDGAPTEVLSSPLLDKIGLAWTQFTEVSKIARDKNIWSPARPLAITCSQTIDGLDDGDS, encoded by the coding sequence ATGTCTATTTTTGAGTTGAACCATTTTTCATTTTATTATCCTGGATGTGACGTAGCGGCATTACAGAACATCTCCGTACGTATAAAGCGGGGGGATTTCGTTGCCGTTATCGGAGCAAACAATGCGGGAAAATCCACCTTTTGCTATTCGCTGACGGGAGTGATTCCACATTGTTACAACGGGAAAATGGAAGGATCGATTCAGGTATGTAACCACAATACGGAAAAATCAACTCCTGCCGATATTTGCTCTCGTGTTGGATTTGTAATGCAAAATCCCGAGCAGCAACTCTCCGGTGTTCGCTTTACCGTTTTTGAAGAGGTGGCGTTTAATTTAGAAAATCAGGGCGTGGAGAGAGACGAGATTGGGCGTCGCGTTACGGAAATACTGCGTGTTGTTGGAATTGCCCATTTAGCCGACAGATCTCCTCATCACCTGTCGGGCGGTCAATTACAAAAAGTGATTTTGGCAGCAGCGTTATCGAGTAAGCCCCAAGCATTAGTGCTCGACGAGCCGACGACGTTTCTCGATCCCCAAGCAACACGGCAGTTTTTTGAGATTCTTACCCGACTTCGACAAGAGAAAACAACCATTGTGCTCGCCGAACAACGACTTGAATGGATTGCCCTTTATGCTGACCGTGTTATTGCACTTCATAATGGAAAAATCGTATTGGATGGAGCGCCAACTGAGGTGTTGTCTTCACCGCTCCTTGACAAAATCGGGCTAGCCTGGACTCAATTTACGGAAGTCTCAAAAATTGCTCGGGATAAAAATATTTGGTCTCCAGCACGTCCTTTGGCGATAACATGTTCTCAAACGATTGACGGCCTGGATGATGGAGACTCATGA